DNA sequence from the Bradyrhizobium sp. CIAT3101 genome:
GGCGCGCGTCCGGGAGATAATCTCTACACCACCTCGGTGATCGCGCTCGATGTCGATACCGGCAAGCTGAAATCCTATCACCAGGAACTGCCTCACGACGCCTGGGACTTCGACAGCGCGGTCGGCGAGTTCGTGATGCTCGATCGCGACGGCCAGAAGTACGTCGTCCATCCGAACAAGAGCGGATACATCTTCGTCTATGACCGCAACCTCGGCGTCAAGAATGTCTGGCGGATCACGCAGAACAGCAATTTCGTCAAGGACATCGATCCCAAGACGGGTGAGCTGATCGGTCGTCGCGACTTCTCGGCCGGCAAGGTTTCCGAGCCGTTGTGCCCGCACATTTCCGGTGGGGTGAGCTGGAACGCCGGGTCGTACAACCCGAAGACCGGGCTCTATTACAAGCTCGGCCAGGAATGGTGCATGACGCTCGAAGTTCAGAAGACGACTCCGATCGTTGCTCCTCAGGCTCAGCTCAACATTGGCGCCGACTTCAAGATCGCGCCGCCGCCCAGCGGTGAGATCTATGGCCATCTCGACGCGCGCGACCCCATCACCGGCGTCAAGAAGTGGGAAGTGCGTTTCCCTGAACCACCGCTCGGAAGCGTCATGTCGACCGGAGGCAATCTGGTGTTCGTGCCGGATTCGCGAGGCACGGTTCACGCCTATGATGCCGATTCCGGTGCCGAGCTCTGGAGCCACGGCGACGGCACCGGCCATCAGGGCGGCATCATCAGCTATGCCGTCAATGGCAAGCAGTACATCGCGGTCGTTGCCGGCTTCGGCGGTATGGCCTCCGATGATTACGCGCCGACGTTCGGCGGCGTCTACAAGAGCATGCCGCGCGACGACGGCGCGCTTATCGTCTACAGTCTGAAATAAGCCCTCGTGGCGCTGGGAGGGAGCGTCATGACGCTGCTCCCTCCCCCGTCGAAGCGGGGCCGCTGAGCCGCGGCGCCAATTGGATTTCCGAGAGGTAGGTTTGGCCGGTATGCGATTGGCTTGGACCCTTGCGACATTGTCGGCGCCGACACTTGCCGTGCTCCTCACGATTTCAGCCTTGCCGTCCCGCGCGCAGCAGCCTGCGTCGCCCGCGCCGGACAGCGAGCAGCTCGATGTCGGACAGTTGTTCGCGACGACCTGT
Encoded proteins:
- a CDS encoding PQQ-binding-like beta-propeller repeat protein translates to MRKQWLNSGLPVLVAATLAASAAWAQAVDTARIESAGQNDWLTYHGSYKSYHYSPLSQINTSNVGNLGVAWIHIPGRSTRGLQSMPLAADGVLYYTGSYSRTFALNGATGEVIWSYFPELDEALVARQTHSPYNRGAALGEGKVYVGTMDGHLIALDMKSGKVMWDTKLIDSQKLTVGFTGAPLYAKGTVVIGAQGGEWPGRGPIFGVDATTGKKKWEFLTVAGTDEATKTWGNDSWRTGGGGGWMPGTFDAENNTILWGTANPAPLYDWSGADYKTQGARPGDNLYTTSVIALDVDTGKLKSYHQELPHDAWDFDSAVGEFVMLDRDGQKYVVHPNKSGYIFVYDRNLGVKNVWRITQNSNFVKDIDPKTGELIGRRDFSAGKVSEPLCPHISGGVSWNAGSYNPKTGLYYKLGQEWCMTLEVQKTTPIVAPQAQLNIGADFKIAPPPSGEIYGHLDARDPITGVKKWEVRFPEPPLGSVMSTGGNLVFVPDSRGTVHAYDADSGAELWSHGDGTGHQGGIISYAVNGKQYIAVVAGFGGMASDDYAPTFGGVYKSMPRDDGALIVYSLK